The DNA window cctattagcagacatattatttggagtaggttgattggcaacactaaattggccctagtgtgtgaatgtgagtgtgaatgttgtctgtctatctgtgttggccctgcgatgaggtggcgacttgtccagggtgtaccccgcctttcgcccgattgtagctgagataggctccagcgccccccgcgaccccgaagggaataagcggtagaaaatggatggatggatggattatttggagttttgttttgcaatattatgcaaaaccaacttttcttaccttctggtacttactgatgtgtatttgggatctggacaagtcctgaaaatttgtgcgagtccgccattgtagtccgcggcgactccgtagtcgataaacttcttctttttcctctatcttcttgttatggggcattcatcctccagctgatcttcctcctctccacactgtcccatctcgtccactgaccctgtttgcctaaagagactgccttggcccatcttgcagcctcctcctggcggtgtacttcgtccaccaccatcttcctccgttCTGGTGTTGTGGCCTTACTCCAAGCTGAGCGGGTAGCTGTTAGCCCAAAGCCTCCTCTTCCTTGCTGGACTAGcccacaatgtcagcatgtctgagGGATGCTGTTGCTTCTTCCACTGCTTTGGCTGGTCTCCATTTGCGCCCTGTCGCCAAGGTCGGTGCATTGTTGCTCACTACCAAGTCTCTGGATTCAttcagtgtcatctggagtcTTGTTTTTGCACACTTGAACTCCCCTGTGAGACTGGTGAGGGGCAGCTTGAGGATGCCATTTCCGTAGAGGCCTATGGTGGTAAGGCATCATGGAACTCTGAGCCATTTTTTGATGTAGCCTGTGACTCCTCTTTCCAACTTCTCCACAGTTGAGATTGGGACCTCATATACTGCGAGGGGCCACAGTATACTGGGTAGGAGTCCGAACTGCAGGCACCAGGCCTTTAACTTTCCAGGCAGTTGGGTGTTATCGATGGACTGTAGGCCACTGCTGATATCCTTACATAGTTGTTGCACCTGGTCTTTGTCCTTCAGGCTTGCATCATACAACCTGCCAAGGCTCTTTACAGGCTGCTCAGACACTGTTGGGATTGGATCATCTCCGATGAAGAATTTCAGGTCCGAGAGCACTCCCTTCACAATTGAGATGCTTCGTGACTTGGATGGTTTGATCTTCATACGGGCCCAACTGATGTTCTCTTCCAGTTTTCTGAGAAGCCTCTTGGTGCATGGGACGGGGGTGGTCAACGTTGTAATATCGTCCATGTAAGCTCTGAGTGGGGGGAGGCGCTGGTCAGAGTCAACCCGCTGACCGCCTACCACTCATTTTGAGGCGCGGATGATGACCTCCAACGCCATAGTGAATGCCAGGGGTGAGATAGTGCATCCCGCCATGGTGCCTACTTCCAAGCGCTGCCAAGAGGTGGTAAAGTCACAGGTGGTGAAGCAGAACTGTACGTCCTGGAAGTAGGATTTAACCAGGCTGTGATGGTGTCCGGtatgtggaagaagttgaaggcAGACCACAGGGGTTCGTGGCGCACCGAACCAAAGGCATTGGCGAGGTCCAGGAAGACTATGTGGAGATCCTTTCTCTCCGCCTTTGCCATTTggatctggtgccagatcatgctgaaaTGTTCTGAGCACCCGGAGAATCCTGATATTCCTGCCTTTTGTACAGCTGTATCGATGTACTCATTTCTTCGCATATACTCGCCCATCCTCTGTGCAATGACACTGAAGAAGATTTTGCCCTCAACGTTTAGCAGGGAGATTGGACGGAATTGGCTGATGTTCTCCGCGTCCTTCTCCTTTGGGATGAGGACTCCCCCTGCCCCACGCCACATTTTGGGTATCATCTTCTTTTGCCATGCTGTTCTCATGAGCCTCCAGAGAAACTTTAGGATGTCCTGTGCGTTCTTGTACACCTTGTATGGGACTCCATTTGGTCCCGGAGCTGATGCCGATCTTGCTTGACGCACAGTGTTTTCTACCTCTTTCCATGTTGGACGGCCGATCGGCATATGATATTCAGGAGGGTCAATCGGCGGGATATCTGAAGGGATGGTGAGACATTCATACCGCCTTGGGTCAGAGTGTGTTACTTTCAGGTGATCTTAAAGGTCTGCCTTTGTTGTTTTAAGGGCTCCACTTTTTTCCTTTCCGAAGATACTTTTGAGGAACTTGAAGCGATCTTTATAGAACTGTGTTCTAGTTTGTTCTTTCTTCCTTCTACGTTTCCGTAGGTTCTCTGCTCTGCGGAGGGATGCCAGTCGGGTTTTAATGTCGACTTGAAGCACATTTATGCCTTCCCTTTCCACTCCATAGGCTTTTTTCCACTGTTTCCTAAGTTGTCTCCTTTCAAGGACGAGGCGCCTGATCTCATGTTGCCTCCTGGAAACTGGTGCGGATCAGACGTTTTTTCCACCTTTCCATACTTGCACTCCGAAACGTTCTGACCCATATTGATAGATAATGTCCCCCATTCTCTCCAACTTCTTTCCCACTGTCCCTTGTAGTTGTTCGAGGGACAGGGCCAGGTCAGTATTGATTGTTTCCCACAGTTTCTTATCCACGACAACGGGCCACTTCACATGCAGTCTAATCCCTGCTAGTCTCCTTTCGACTGCAGGTCTAGGAGGTTGGGTCGGTTCTACCGCCGTTGTCATCAGCTCTGTGTTTGCTTCCTCCGTGACATTGGTACTGACGTTCTGCAAGCTGGGGTTTGCGTCCAGTTGCTGTACTCCATTCGACTGATTTGGCTCCTTTTGTAGAAAGTAGTCAATGCGAGGCCTctgtctctcttctctcaaacacTTCTTCTTTCCCTGGTGAACTCTCAACCCATGATGTGATGTAATGCTCCTCCAACCACAGGGACATATCTGCAGTTTGTGTCCCGCCGTCATGGCTGTAGCTGTGGCAGTTGCAACGGCACTCTCTTGTACTGTGCTTTTACTCATAGTCGTTTCCGGTCCGGGGTCTGTTACCGTGATGTCAGCCGATGAGTCATCTTCCGCCCCCAttctcgcagactctaggggtgaTTTCCTCTGTCGTCTTTTCGTAGCTATAACGGGTGTGTCCAACATGCGAAGGCATGGGAAGCTACAAGCATGGGAAGCTAGCCCATGCCTGTCCCAGTGGGGTCTAttccctcctgtcagctgtcCTTCCACGCTGCCACAAGGACTTTCCCCTGTTGTCAGCTGATCTTTCTCAGCGGTCACTAGACTTAGTGTGCAGTTACTCAGTTTACaaaacacaggataagttgtaaattcctttgtgctggcacatacttgagAGTGTTTGGTGATGACTGGTGGAATGGTGGATGGGTGCTTTGCAATTtggacgcatcatcagtagtgtgcccctgggtcactgggcgttttggccttatcactagacgccctctccaggggtgGCCAGCCACAGGGTGATCGGCCCAGGGCTTGCGTCAATCCCAATTAATCACGAGTTGCTTGGTGTTGAGCAGCAGACGTCtcatgggactatgcatggcaggggcgtccttttcCTTGAGTTAACCCTAAGCTGACCGCATACCTCCGGCTTGCTACTTGGGGGCTCAGCAGGGGTCTTTCCTCCTCATGAACAGCCACCGGCTGCCTCTGTTGGCTGCCTCCGATGCAGCTTTGATGGCTATACGCAAGTGTTGTCTTCGGACTCCCAGGTCTACAAGCAATTTGGTGGTAGATCTCGCCACAAAGCCTCTGCAGCCCATCTCCACTGGTCAGACCTCAGTGTTCCAGCCACGATGTTGTGCTTCAGCTGCAAGCTGGGCATAGCGTTGGTGTTTTCGCTCGTAAGCCTCATCCACTGAGTCCTCCCAGGGTACTGTGAGTTCGatgatgaaaacctttttttgtgaaggggaccagagcaccacGTCCGGTCTCAGGGTGGTCACAGCAATCTCCGGAGGAAACGCAAGCTGCCGTCCAAGATCAACCAGCATCCTCCAGTCGCGGGCTAAGCATAGCTGGCCTTGCTCAGGTGGTATGGAGCTGCTCCGGACTACCTTAGCCCCTTTGTGGACAAAGGTAATGGCCTGCTGGTGTTTGGCTGCTGGTGGTGGTAGGGAGTTGATGGTAACTTGTTTGTTCTCCAGGGTGGACGCAAGGGTCTTTAGGACTTGATTGTGACGCCACGTGTAACGTCCTTGGGTGAGACTGGTTTTGCACCCTGTGAGAATGTGCTTGAGGGTGGCTGGCATGGAACAGAGGGCACACACCGGGTCTTCGCCGAACCATTTGTGAAGATTAACTGGTGTTGGAAGGATGTCGTATGAAGCTCTGATGACAAAGCTCAACTGCCTCGCTTCCATGGCTCACATGTTCTTCCAGCTTATCTTCCTCCTCTCTACACTGTCCCATCTCGTCCACTGACCCTGTTTGCCCAGAGAGACTGCCTTGGCCCATCTTGCAGCCTCCTCCTGGCGGTGTACTTCGTCAACCACCATCTTCCTGTGTTCTGGTACTGTGGCCTTACTCCAAGCAGGGCGGGTAGCTGTTAGCCCAAAGCCTCCTCTTCCTTGCTGGACTAGcccacaatgtcagcatgtctgagGGCTGCTGTTGCTTCTTCCACTGCTTTGGCTGGTCTCCATTTGCACCCTGTCGCCAAGGTCGGTGCATTGTTGCTCACTACCAAGTCTCTGGATTCAttcagtgtcatctggagtcttgtttttgcacacttgaactcctctgtgaGACTGGTGAGGGGCAGCTTGAAGATGCCATCTCCGTAGAGGCCTATGGTGGTAAGGCATCGTGGAACTCTGAGCCATTTTTTGATGTAGCCTGTGACTCCTCTTTACAACTTCTCCACAGTTGAGATTGGGACGTCATAAACTGCGAGGGGCCACAGTATCCTGGGTAGGAGCCCGAACTGCAGGCACCAGGCCTTTAACTTTCCAGGCAGTTGGGTGTTATCGATGGACTGTAGGCCACTGCTGATATCCTTACGTAATTGTTGCACCTGGTCTTTGTCCTTCCGGCTTGCATCATGCAACCTGCCAACGCTCTTTACAGGCTGCTCAGACACTGTTGGGATTGGATCATCTCCGATGAAGAATTTCAGGTCCGAGAGCACTCCCTTCACAATTGAGATGCTTCGTGACTTGGATGGTTTGATCTTCATACGGGCCCAACTGATGTTCTCTTCCAGTTTTCTGAGAAGCCTCTTGGTGCATGGGACGGGGGTGGTCAACGTTGTAATATCGTCCATGTAAGCTCTGAGTGGGGGGAGGCGCTGGCCAGAGTTAACCCGCTGACCGCCTACCACCCACTTTGAGGCGCGGATGATGACCTCCATCGCCATCGTGAATGCCAGGGGTGAGATAGTACATCCCGCCATGATGCCTACTTCCAAGCGCTGCCAAGAGGTGGTAAAGTCACAGGTGGTGAAGCAGAACTGCACGTCCTGGAAGTAGGATTTAACCAGGGCTGTGATGGTGTCCGGTATGTGGAAGAAGCTGAAGGCAGACCACAGGAGTTCATGGAGCACCGAACCAAAGGCATTGGCGAGGTCCAGGAAGACTATGTGGAAATCCTTTCTCTCCGCCTTTGCCACTTGGATCTGGTGCCAGATAATGCTGAAATGTTCTGAGCACCCGGAGAATCCTGATATTCCTGCCTTTTGTACAGCTGTATCGATGTACTCATTTCTTCGCATTACCTAGCCCATCCTCTGTGCAATGACACTGAAGAAGATTTTGCCCTCAACGAAACATTAACATTTAAAATTCCAGTCTTAAATTCCGGCTAGGAACTCGGAAATCCCGACTTTCCACAACAAGTGGAGCGCACCATAAAAGTCCAGACTGCAAATGTTTTGCGCTTTCACGAATAGCTGCAATTCTCGGCCTGTGAAGGTCTCTGCTCTGCTTGCGCAGCAGCTGACCGGCAGCACCCGACAATGCTCGTTGAGGACAGTGACTGCTGCGTGCTTTCACCTcagagtctccaagacacaaaaaagtcCCCAAACACCCCGGGAAaatcgctagatttgtcgctataagctgttcacaaaaaaaaaaagttgccaggTTGGCAACACTTGTACAGACACAATGCCCGCCAGAAGTGATACATAATtccaatacattttattttttacgcgcttttcatttaaataaatcttaaagtgctacagtacaaaccaatgaTTACAGTACAGCAATAAAAGTTTAGCTATTAAAACGGATGCAACAGGAAGACTAAAACACTTCAGTGAAGCGTATAGAAAAACAATACATGCACAATAATGGCTTTTCTAAAAGAGTGTCTATTCATTTTAGTTGCGTTTAAAAAGCTTTTTCAGCACATTTCGCAATACTacgataatgataaccgtgataattatggtcacaataaccgtgatatgacattcttatatcattacatccctactgTATTGTTACACATATTATTTCAAAATGTCTTCTACACTTGGAAGAAAGAGAAGACCATTTTACCTTTTCAACGGTAAACAAGATCTGTAAAACCTGTGGCTCGATTCTGTCTGGTAAAAGTACAACCAACTTGTAGAAACATCTGCAGGCTAATCATCAGGACATCTACACAACAGTAAATAGGCCTACACTAATATTTACAAAGgactgaattactgttactattaaagacAGTAGAGAAGGAGCAATACTTACTCTACCACTACTTTTGTAGCACCCATAGGTGAGCTTGCCCGCCAATCTAGAATAAAACTAGTTTGTTTCTGTTATGTATTTGGAGCTACTAGGGCTGCCGTAGTTGTGAGGGACGCGGGGAATTATGGGTAATGTTGTCATCACAATACTATACTCCTGGAGAGCGGGAACACGGCTGTATGTTCGGAGTAGTAAGCTACAATAAAAGGTTAACGATCTATCTGTGCCTGCTGCATCATTGTTATAGGAAGACATAACAAAAGTGGCGACGAGGACGAGTGAACCGACGCGTGTTGTCAGTGTTAAGAAGAGGAGAGTTTTCCTTGTCTCACGGGAGCCCCGAGCTAACGCTAATGCTAGCGCAGGTGTCCGCCGGCATTCCGACTATTCCTGCTGAGAGAAGAGGGGACCGGAGACCAGCGACACCGACCAAAGTCAAAAACGGAGCGCCATTAGCGGTAAGACGACCAGTAAGATGGCTGGAGTTATCGGCTCGATTGGCCCCTTTGATGAGAATGTCGAGCAATGGAGCTCATACACGGAGCGCTTTGACTATTTTGTCGCAGCAAATGGAATTGATGATGGCAAGATCGTACCTACTTTTCTGAGTGTGATCGGCCCGAAGACATTTACCCTGCTTCGGAGCATCCTACAGCCAGAGAAACCAGGGAGTAAAACGTATAAAAACATTGTGGACATTTTGACCAAACATTTCTCCCCCAAACCTCTGGTAATCGCCGAAAGATTCAGATTTCACCGGCGACATCAGGAAGAGGGTGAGTCTGTCACCATGTTCATGGCAGCTTTACGTAAACTGGCCGAACACTGTGAGTTTGGTGACACACTGAGTGATGCGTTAAGAGACAGGCTTGTATGTGGACTGGCAAATGAAGCAGCACAAAAAAGATTGCTTACAGAAAGTGATCTGACTCTTGAAAAGGCCATTAATATAAGTGTGTCTATGGAAATGGCATCTAGAGAAGCACAGCAGCTGCATGTGAAAGTGCACAAACTCAGCATCAACCAAGATGTGCAAGGGCCATGCTTTCGCTGTGGTAAATCTGGCCATCTTGCATCTGCATGTTGGTGCAAGGATATGGATTGCCATAAATGTGGGAAAAGAGGCCATGTGGAGCGGGCGTGCAGATATAAAAAGAGCAAAGAGGATGGCTCAAAGACTGGAAATAAAGTGAAAAGTGCACATTACAAGAAGAAAAGACAGGTTCACACAGTCAAATATGAAAAGGAGAGTAACAGTGATTCTTCTGAGGAGGACATGTCTACCACAGTGAATACAATACGGGTAATGAATGTGGGTGAGAGCTCGGATGGTTTCTGGGCCAAAGCCAAGTTGGAAGGACATTCCATAAAGATGCAAATAGACACTGGATCGAGGGCATCATTAGTGTCTTATAAAATCTACAGGAAACACATGAGACATCTCCCTCTACGTCCTGCAGACACTGTTTTCAGAGCATACACTGGACACACGGTGCACATGAAAGGAATGACCGATGTACTGGTGCAGTGTAACGATCAGACTGTGAGACTTCCAGTCTACATCACCCAGGGAGACTACGCCGCCATAATGGGTCGGGTGTGGTTAAAGGCGATCCATCTCAACTGGCAAGAGGTGAGAAAAATGTCAGACAGTTCTACACAGCTTCAGATGATACTGGAAAAGCATAAAGAGGTCTTTCGTGATGAACTGGGCTGCAtggaaaatattacagtaaagcTACATGTCAAACCTGACACTAAACCTGTGTTTTTGAGAGCGAGACCAGTGCCGTACGCCATCAGATCAAAGGTGGAAACTGATTTGGATGCTTTGGTCAAAAATGGAGTCTTGGAGCCTGTAACGACTAGTGAGTGGGCTACACCCATCGTTCCAGTGCAAAAGAAAAATGGTGGAATCCGGACATGTGGGGACTTTAAGGTGACAGTCAACCCTGCCTTAATAGCAGAACAGTACCCACTTCCCCTGATCGATGACTTATTTGCTGGGCTGAGTGGAGGTCAAAAGTTCAGCAAAATAGATCTCAATCAGGCGTACCTGCAGATGCAGGTGGATGAACAGTCACGTGAGATGCTgactattaacacacacaaagggCTTTTCAGATACTGCAGACTGCCTTTTGGTATCACTTCTGCCCCGGCTCTGTTCCAGCGAGCTATGGACCAGATACTCTGTGGTCTAGCAGGAGTGCAGTGCTATTTGGATGACATCCTGTGTACAGGAGCAAATGATGAAGATCACCTGCATAACTTGGATGCTACACTTCAAAGATTGAGAGAGTATGGACTAAGAGTTCGCAAAGAAAAATGTGATTTCTTTCAATCATCTGTGGAATACCTTGGACATGTGATTGATGCTAAAGGACTTCATACAGCACCATCCAAAATCACAGCCATCGTGGAGGCACCTCCACCTCAAAACATCAGCCAGCTGCGATCCTTTTTAGGATTATTGAACTATTACGGACGTTTTATTCCTAATCTAGCATCACTGCTACAGCCACTGCATGAGTTGTTACGCCAGGACAAGACATGGAAATGGACAGCCAGCTGTCAGGAGGCTTTTGAGAAAGCCAAGGGGGCGTTAACCACATCAGAGGTGCTGACTCACTTCAACCCATCACTccaaattcagctagcttgtgatGCATCCCCATATGGAGTGGGGGCAGTGTTATCTCACATACTGCCAAATGGTGAGGAAAAACCGATCGCTTTCGCCTCCAGAACGTTGAACAAGGCAGAGTCCAACTATGCTCAAATAGAAAGAGAGGCACTGAGCATTGTTTTCGGGGTGAGGAAATTCCACCAGTATTTATATGGGAGGAAGTTCACTCTCCTAACGGACCATCGACCTCTCACGACCATCCTGGGACCACACACTGGGATACCATCTCTCGCTGCATCAAGACTGCAGAGGTGGGCTCTGCTGCTATCTGCTCACGCTTACGACATCAAATATCGTAAGTCAGACTCCCATTGCAACGCTGACGGGTTATCCAGACTTCCTCTTCCAGTCACAAAGCCCGATTCAAAAACGGAGGACATTTTTTACTTTAGAGAGGTGGAAAAGGCACCTGTTTCAGCAGTGCAGATCAAAAAAGTGACTCGCAACGACCCAGAGCTGTCAGAGGTCATGGACATTGTTGTTAAAGGTCGACCTGCTGGTGACACTGTGCGCCTGAAACCTTATATGGGAAGGAGGTTGGAGCTTTCTGTCCAGTCGGGATGCCTGCTATGGGGGAGGCGAGTGATCATTCCACTGTCActtcaaaaaaaaatgttgcaacagCTTCATGCAGGACATAGTGGAATAGTCAAGATGAAAGAAATAGCGAGAAGCTATTTTTGGTGGCCAGGCATGGACAAACAAATCGAGGAAATGGCTACATCTTGTTCAGCTTGCCACAAAACCAGAAATAACCCACCATTAGCTCCCCTGCATCCGTGGGAATATCCCCAAGAACCATGGCAGCGGGTCCACATTGACTTCGCAGGGCCAGTGGAAGACAGAATGTTTCTGGTTGCTATTGACGCACACAGCAAATGGCCTGAGGTGGCGATAATGAGATCTACCACCACAGAAAGGACCATCGAAAGGCTAGGAGAGATGTTCTGTCGGTTTGGATCTCCGGTTCAGTTAGTCTCTGACAACGGACCTCAGCTGGTGTCGCATGAAATGTCTGCATTTCTACAAGCAAATGGAGTGCAGCATGTCACCTCAGCTCCTTACCATCCTGCCACAAATGGCCTTGCTGAAAGGTTCGTTCAGACTCTGAAACGTGCACTGAAAGCATCACAAGGACAAGGAACATTACACCAAAGACTACATACTTTTCTGCTGAACTACAGAAACACTCCTCACAGCACTACAAAGGCATCTCCTGCAAGCCTAATGTTCAAGAGAGACCTGCGTACGACCTTCGACCTGTTGAAGCCCTCAGCAGTAAAAGACACAGTTCGAGGCCAACAGGAAAAACAGATACAACGCAGGGAACGACAGGCGAAGAACAGAGTCTTCACAGCAGGCGAGACTGTGTTAGCGAGGAACTACAGTGGAGAACCTAAATGGGTTCCTGCTACTATCCTTGCTCAGACTGGACCAGTCTCCTACTCCGTTCAGACAGGTGACAGTGTCTGGAGGAGACATGCTGATCAGCTCCTGTCTGCGTCACCAGTGTCAGCAGAGCTGTCCTCGAAAGATCAGACAGATGCAGTGACCAACCCTTCAGTTCCTCTCCACACCCAAGTAAGACATCCAGTGCCAGATACATCTGTTCCAGCTGCAAGTGTGACTCCAGATGAGACTGAGACACATGTGCAGTTGAGCCCTAAAGACGGTTTTCCGTCAGTGGACAATAAGACTGATGCCCCTGCAGAGAGCAGGTATCCTAAAAGAGAGCGGCGACCCCCTACACGCTTGAGTCTTTAGAATAGTTAGCAACTATCCCAGACCATCAGGGGCAGAATAATCCCCTTGGGATCAGTTGAGGGATAGAGGCAGTCTACCCTCATCCCTGAGTTAGAGTTAAAACATATACCTGTTAGGTGTGGTTTAaagaaaaagataaggttgtgacatTTAGTTGGTTGTGTTAAGTCACGTGTTGAGATAATCTTAGATACCAGAAATAAGTTGAATGTGTATGTTTACGTTCTTTGAAATAGTAGCTGATTATTTCTGTTGTTTTCTAAAAGGGACATCTGTTGTAAGAGGGGAGGAGATGTTATGTATTTGGAGCTACTAGGGCTGCCGTAGTTGTGAGGGACGCGGGGAATTATGGGTAATGTTGTCATCACAATACTATACTCCTGGAGAGCGGGAACACGGCTGTATGTTCGGAGTAGTAAGCTACAATAAAAGGTTAACGATCTATCTGTGCCTGCTGCATCATTGTTATAGGAAGACATAACAGTTTCTTCAtgtgaccattttagtcatatattattcaacattttaaaaaagcttAACTTCAGTTTAAATAATAACACACAATAAAGTTAgtgtgaattttattttttaattcatggAGTGCAGGTCTTGTGAATTTAGCTTTAGAAATGCTCTGCAATAATAATTGATAAAAGTGCTATTCTTtatattttacttgacaaaatttaCTGTAATGTTAGTCGAccaaaatgttgaggaatttagttgactaaaactagactaaaattaaattaattaacatgactaaaatatgactaaaactaaaatacattttcgtcaaaagactgcgactaaaactaaattaaaaatggCTGTCAAAACTAATACTGGCCGGTAGTATGATAAAATAGAAACCTACTTGCTTAACAAGTGTCAGAATGTTCCCAAAATAAGATGATTATGTGACATGACACCAGCACATCCCGGCTGTTGGAGACAACTGGTAAGCAGAAACCTGCTAAAACAGTTGACTAAAATAGCGATCTTTTTGTATGTCTCTGACGATTCTAATTACCACAATAAGAATCAGAagcactttattaatccctgaggggacaTTAAGAGTTTCAtttaaacacataaaaacattatCAACAGCATTAAATAGCAGTGGAAATGTTTAATTATCTGTTAGATCCGGAGCTTGAAAGTTACCAGCGctagcttattagcatgtagcattctcttctttCACTGTATTTACATTTCAACATAGCTAAATAAGatgaaatgaccacaatcgcccTTTAGTGTACAAGAGACACACTACATCAGTCACATTAGAGTTAAGATAAGATCATAAAAACCACAACTGCACATGTGCATAGAAacgtactgactgtaaaaagtgccatgacgtcagacaaggcagcacaaatcttcaatgattactttcaaact is part of the Entelurus aequoreus isolate RoL-2023_Sb linkage group LG22, RoL_Eaeq_v1.1, whole genome shotgun sequence genome and encodes:
- the LOC133639288 gene encoding uncharacterized protein K02A2.6-like, with amino-acid sequence MAGVIGSIGPFDENVEQWSSYTERFDYFVAANGIDDGKIVPTFLSVIGPKTFTLLRSILQPEKPGSKTYKNIVDILTKHFSPKPLVIAERFRFHRRHQEEGESVTMFMAALRKLAEHCEFGDTLSDALRDRLVCGLANEAAQKRLLTESDLTLEKAINISVSMEMASREAQQLHVKVHKLSINQDVQGPCFRCGKSGHLASACWCKDMDCHKCGKRGHVERACRYKKSKEDGSKTGNKVKSAHYKKKRQVHTVKYEKESNSDSSEEDMSTTVNTIRVMNVGESSDGFWAKAKLEGHSIKMQIDTGSRASLVSYKIYRKHMRHLPLRPADTVFRAYTGHTVHMKGMTDVLVQCNDQTVRLPVYITQGDYAAIMGRVWLKAIHLNWQEVRKMSDSSTQLQMILEKHKEVFRDELGCMENITVKLHVKPDTKPVFLRARPVPYAIRSKVETDLDALVKNGVLEPVTTSEWATPIVPVQKKNGGIRTCGDFKVTVNPALIAEQYPLPLIDDLFAGLSGGQKFSKIDLNQAYLQMQVDEQSREMLTINTHKGLFRYCRLPFGITSAPALFQRAMDQILCGLAGVQCYLDDILCTGANDEDHLHNLDATLQRLREYGLRVRKEKCDFFQSSVEYLGHVIDAKGLHTAPSKITAIVEAPPPQNISQLRSFLGLLNYYGRFIPNLASLLQPLHELLRQDKTWKWTASCQEAFEKAKGALTTSEVLTHFNPSLQIQLACDASPYGVGAVLSHILPNGEEKPIAFASRTLNKAESNYAQIEREALSIVFGVRKFHQYLYGRKFTLLTDHRPLTTILGPHTGIPSLAASRLQRWALLLSAHAYDIKYRKSDSHCNADGLSRLPLPVTKPDSKTEDIFYFREVEKAPVSAVQIKKVTRNDPELSEVMDIVVKGRPAGDTVRLKPYMGRRLELSVQSGCLLWGRRVIIPLSLQKKMLQQLHAGHSGIVKMKEIARSYFWWPGMDKQIEEMATSCSACHKTRNNPPLAPLHPWEYPQEPWQRVHIDFAGPVEDRMFLVAIDAHSKWPEVAIMRSTTTERTIERLGEMFCRFGSPVQLVSDNGPQLVSHEMSAFLQANGVQHVTSAPYHPATNGLAERFVQTLKRALKASQGQGTLHQRLHTFLLNYRNTPHSTTKASPASLMFKRDLRTTFDLLKPSAVKDTVRGQQEKQIQRRERQAKNRVFTAGETVLARNYSGEPKWVPATILAQTGPVSYSVQTGDSVWRRHADQLLSASPVSAELSSKDQTDAVTNPSVPLHTQVRHPVPDTSVPAASVTPDETETHVQLSPKDGFPSVDNKTDAPAESRYPKRERRPPTRLSL